A genomic region of Psychrobacter sp. M13 contains the following coding sequences:
- a CDS encoding MoxR family ATPase: MTQPNQNPIDYSTNQRQVAQLLAQLNQIVLDKSSVTKLALSCMLAGGHLLLQDLPGMGKTTLAQGLAQLLGLSFNRVQFTNDMLPADILGMSIYNQSTLSFEFRRGPIFTQLLLADEINRSSPKTQSALLEAMEERQVTQDGQSYPLPKPFFVIATQNPMQQAGVYPLPESQLDRFLMCLSLGYPSPAAERMLLQGQDRRALMAQLDAILDTKAVLLAQQGVQQVYVAEVVLDYLQQLVAQTRISQEYHGLSPRGVLSLQRAAQAYAYVSGHTEVTPEDIQAVFAAVVDHRLGQRFVAAANSQSQGLQTLAQRILTEVKVLG; encoded by the coding sequence ATGACTCAGCCCAACCAAAACCCTATCGATTATTCAACCAATCAGCGGCAAGTAGCTCAGCTACTAGCGCAGCTCAATCAAATAGTGCTCGATAAATCATCAGTGACCAAGCTGGCACTTAGCTGTATGTTAGCTGGTGGGCACTTATTGTTGCAAGATTTGCCAGGTATGGGTAAGACCACGCTAGCGCAAGGGCTGGCCCAGCTATTAGGGTTGAGCTTTAACAGAGTGCAGTTCACTAATGACATGCTGCCTGCTGATATTTTGGGTATGAGTATCTATAATCAAAGCACGCTCAGCTTTGAATTTCGGCGCGGGCCTATCTTTACTCAGCTATTACTCGCTGATGAGATCAATCGCTCTAGTCCTAAGACCCAAAGCGCCTTGCTGGAGGCGATGGAGGAGCGGCAAGTGACTCAAGATGGTCAAAGCTACCCGTTGCCGAAGCCGTTCTTTGTCATTGCGACCCAAAACCCCATGCAACAAGCAGGGGTCTATCCTTTGCCTGAATCGCAGCTGGATAGGTTTTTGATGTGTTTATCGCTAGGCTATCCATCGCCTGCCGCCGAACGTATGTTGCTACAAGGTCAAGATCGGCGAGCACTGATGGCGCAGTTAGATGCCATCTTGGATACCAAAGCGGTGCTATTGGCCCAGCAAGGCGTGCAGCAAGTGTATGTCGCCGAAGTCGTGCTTGATTATCTACAGCAGCTAGTGGCGCAAACCCGTATTAGTCAAGAGTATCATGGCCTGTCACCGCGTGGTGTGCTGTCATTGCAGCGTGCTGCTCAAGCTTATGCCTATGTGTCAGGACATACGGAGGTGACGCCTGAAGATATCCAAGCGGTCTTTGCGGCAGTAGTCGATCATAGACTAGGACAGCGTTTTGTAGCGGCAGCCAATAGTCAATCTCAAGGCCTTCAGACCCTTGCTCAGCGTATCTTGACAGAAGTAAAAGTGCTCGGTTAA
- a CDS encoding cytochrome c family protein has protein sequence MSLSTIAFVSLNGCSRSTPPDYRPEATLPVYEAGDAKRGQLIYEEACAQCHQLTPGLNKKGPQLMNIYGAKSAQLADFDYSDGLKAAGWEWTAEKLDPYIEDNEKVITDSKMLADPMPDASERADVIAYLSTLRAPVPVLDEEGFPINDADASKPSVATDKDEQSKPLRDEALEIPAGAENKPAADFQ, from the coding sequence TTGAGTTTAAGCACTATTGCTTTCGTCTCTCTCAATGGTTGCTCGCGTAGTACGCCGCCTGATTATCGTCCAGAGGCTACATTGCCTGTCTATGAGGCGGGTGACGCTAAACGTGGTCAGTTAATTTATGAAGAAGCCTGCGCTCAGTGCCATCAGCTCACTCCAGGGCTCAATAAAAAAGGTCCACAGCTGATGAATATCTATGGTGCTAAATCGGCACAGTTGGCTGACTTTGACTATAGCGATGGCTTAAAAGCCGCAGGGTGGGAATGGACTGCCGAAAAGCTTGACCCTTATATCGAAGATAATGAAAAGGTGATAACCGACTCAAAAATGCTTGCCGACCCTATGCCCGATGCCAGCGAGCGTGCTGATGTCATCGCTTATCTATCTACCTTGCGCGCGCCTGTACCCGTTCTCGATGAAGAGGGGTTTCCTATTAATGATGCCGATGCATCTAAGCCATCAGTAGCAACGGATAAAGATGAGCAAAGTAAGCCGTTGCGTGATGAGGCGCTTGAAATACCAGCAGGCGCTGAAAATAAGCCGGCAGCAGATTTTCAATAG
- a CDS encoding EAL domain-containing protein gives MRPDTTLNLLVIDDDQLYAERLVKLLSAYYDKVNLGFLDDKEELLRTLRQQWDVLVFGKAYDLIFTDVVGIVQERSIDLPMICLMSNDTADTGRNDDGLPAVIDSTMIKALMPDKEGPVIMAILLQHDNLRTRRQFKKLRDVLSEAEQRANILIKNSKSAVAYIDQGIHIFANDSYLRLFGFKSIDDIMGMPVIDLISSVDNVKAFKHFLRQFDKGNRKQVEFNFESRRTDDSTFQAKLQLATATLNGDPVTQIIIQQNDNSANEIAQRLAVAQRQDSLTGLSNRRGFEERFELLYQQALQGQHNAGLLYIQLDNIGKISSSLGLQGIDTTIEKVARNLEDLVTTDCVSRFNDTSFTVLVESTDLQQLTDLAEKIRVSISEMLIEVGQRTTTTTASIGAVIIEQNAPNTQVLLERALEAINRVRIQTVNQGNAYHLYDPREHASSDDNALAETLINAIEHDRFKLLFQPIYDISNDSSDFFEVYLRLPLADADNTILRFNQFAGVAKNNNLLEKIDRWVLINACKQVNELRKTHPQARILVQLTSASLVDKKLPNVASQLIKAVGGAPGALTLQFNEQDISNHLTVAKSQFTALSETTCQLGIHNFGTSAKSFDIVEFVRPNMTRLARNYVEGIDNSDNLETIKSFIAKTNELDIDVLMPFIEDAATMSVAWSVGARYLQGYYLEEPSDSMNVV, from the coding sequence ATGCGCCCTGACACTACTCTAAACTTATTAGTAATAGACGATGACCAGCTCTACGCTGAACGTTTGGTAAAGCTGCTATCGGCTTACTACGATAAAGTCAATTTGGGTTTCTTGGATGATAAAGAAGAGTTGCTCAGAACCTTGCGTCAGCAGTGGGATGTATTGGTCTTTGGTAAGGCTTATGATTTAATATTCACCGATGTGGTCGGTATCGTACAAGAGCGTAGCATTGATCTGCCTATGATTTGCCTGATGAGTAATGATACCGCAGACACAGGTCGCAACGATGATGGTCTTCCAGCGGTTATCGATAGTACGATGATCAAGGCACTGATGCCAGATAAAGAGGGGCCTGTGATCATGGCTATTCTCTTGCAACATGATAACTTAAGGACCCGCCGACAGTTCAAAAAACTACGTGATGTGCTCTCTGAGGCCGAACAGCGTGCTAATATTTTGATCAAAAACTCAAAAAGCGCTGTCGCTTATATTGACCAAGGTATTCATATATTTGCTAATGACTCTTATCTAAGGCTCTTTGGCTTTAAGTCTATAGATGACATTATGGGGATGCCTGTTATTGATTTGATTAGCAGCGTAGACAACGTCAAAGCCTTTAAGCATTTCTTACGACAGTTCGATAAAGGAAACCGCAAACAAGTTGAGTTTAATTTTGAGAGTCGGCGTACTGATGACAGTACTTTTCAAGCTAAATTACAGCTGGCGACCGCAACCTTAAATGGAGATCCTGTTACTCAGATTATTATCCAGCAAAACGACAATAGTGCTAATGAGATTGCGCAGCGTTTAGCAGTAGCGCAGCGTCAAGATAGTCTGACAGGTCTCAGCAACCGTCGTGGGTTTGAAGAGCGTTTTGAGCTATTGTATCAACAAGCTTTGCAAGGCCAACATAACGCAGGGCTGTTATATATTCAGCTTGATAATATTGGTAAGATAAGCAGTAGCTTAGGGCTGCAAGGTATTGATACTACGATCGAAAAAGTGGCTAGAAATTTAGAGGATCTAGTGACTACCGATTGTGTCAGCCGCTTCAATGACACCTCATTTACGGTGCTAGTAGAGAGTACTGACTTACAACAGCTAACAGACTTGGCTGAAAAGATTCGCGTCAGCATTAGCGAGATGCTAATAGAAGTCGGTCAGAGAACGACGACGACCACAGCCAGCATCGGTGCAGTTATTATCGAACAAAACGCTCCTAATACGCAGGTGCTCCTTGAGCGCGCACTTGAGGCGATCAATCGGGTCAGAATTCAGACGGTGAACCAAGGCAACGCTTATCATCTGTATGACCCAAGAGAGCATGCTAGTAGTGATGATAATGCATTGGCTGAAACCTTAATCAACGCCATTGAACATGACCGCTTTAAGCTACTCTTCCAGCCTATATATGACATCAGTAATGATAGTAGTGACTTTTTTGAAGTATATTTACGACTACCATTGGCCGATGCTGACAATACTATATTGAGATTTAATCAGTTTGCAGGCGTTGCCAAAAATAATAATCTTCTTGAAAAAATAGATCGCTGGGTGTTGATTAATGCTTGTAAGCAAGTTAATGAGCTACGCAAAACTCACCCGCAAGCCCGTATATTAGTGCAGTTGACTAGTGCCTCTTTAGTCGATAAAAAACTGCCGAACGTTGCCAGTCAGTTAATCAAAGCAGTAGGCGGCGCACCTGGCGCACTCACCTTACAGTTCAATGAGCAAGACATATCCAACCATTTAACCGTAGCAAAGAGTCAGTTTACCGCATTGAGTGAAACGACTTGTCAATTAGGCATTCATAATTTTGGTACTTCTGCCAAATCTTTTGATATTGTTGAATTTGTGCGACCAAATATGACTCGGTTGGCACGCAATTATGTAGAAGGTATTGATAATAGTGATAATCTAGAAACTATCAAATCCTTTATTGCAAAAACGAATGAGCTGGATATTGATGTGCTGATGCCTTTTATTGAGGATGCTGCTACAATGTCAGTGGCTTGGAGTGTAGGCGCACGCTATCTACAAGGCTATTACTTAGAAGAGCCAAGCGATAGCATGAATGTGGTTTAA
- the epmB gene encoding EF-P beta-lysylation protein EpmB, translated as MINHLITQKNWQTQLSEAVSSIDELLAILQLESLRAQVYVPTHFKLRVPRAFVAKMSVGDANDPLLKQVLPDQREQQAVTGYVTDPLGESDHNPSRGLLHKYQSRVLLTITGACAIHCRYCFRQHFDYNANMPNSGTQVATKAYISTHPEIDEVILSGGDPLSVSNRRLFAWLDALEAIPQLTTIRLHTRLPIVIPERLDNELLDRLAQSRCRIVMVVHCNHANEIDTLTAQALQRANNAGITMLNQTVLLKDINDSVELQVALSQRLFSAGVLPYYLHVLDKVDGGAHFDLSEQLAIELYWALLKQLPGYLVPKLVRELTSRPFKVPIDIYKVS; from the coding sequence ATGATAAACCATTTAATCACACAAAAAAACTGGCAAACACAATTATCCGAGGCGGTAAGCTCAATTGATGAGCTATTGGCTATATTGCAGCTTGAGTCGCTGCGCGCGCAAGTATATGTGCCGACTCATTTCAAACTGCGTGTCCCTCGTGCATTTGTTGCCAAAATGAGCGTTGGCGATGCCAATGATCCCCTGCTTAAACAAGTACTACCAGACCAGCGTGAGCAACAAGCAGTGACGGGCTACGTTACTGATCCACTAGGTGAGAGTGATCATAACCCAAGCCGTGGGTTATTACACAAGTATCAGTCGCGCGTACTATTAACGATAACAGGTGCCTGCGCTATCCATTGTCGCTATTGTTTTCGTCAACATTTTGACTATAATGCAAATATGCCAAATTCTGGCACACAAGTTGCAACTAAAGCTTATATTAGCACTCATCCCGAGATTGATGAGGTTATCTTAAGTGGTGGCGATCCGCTAAGCGTCTCCAACAGGCGTCTATTTGCATGGCTTGATGCGCTTGAGGCTATCCCGCAGCTTACCACTATTAGGTTGCATACCCGATTGCCTATTGTGATACCTGAGCGTTTGGATAACGAATTATTAGATAGATTGGCGCAAAGTCGCTGTCGCATCGTTATGGTCGTGCACTGTAATCATGCCAATGAGATTGATACCTTGACGGCTCAAGCGCTGCAACGGGCTAATAATGCAGGTATCACCATGCTCAATCAGACGGTATTGTTAAAAGATATCAATGATAGTGTTGAGCTGCAAGTTGCGCTTAGTCAGCGTTTATTCAGTGCAGGCGTGCTGCCTTATTATCTGCATGTACTTGATAAAGTAGATGGCGGCGCACATTTTGATTTGAGCGAACAGTTGGCGATTGAGCTATATTGGGCATTGTTAAAGCAATTACCTGGCTATTTGGTCCCCAAGTTAGTCAGAGAGCTGACGAGTAGACCGTTTAAGGTGCCGATTGACATTTACAAAGTCTCTTAA
- the efp gene encoding elongation factor P has product MASFSTNEFKAGLKVMLDGNPCAITENEFVKPGKGQAFNRVKLRNLRSGKMLEQTFKSGDSLEAADVIDTEMNYLYNDGEFWHFMHPESFEQLQADKTAMGDSTQWLKENGNDLCTITLFNGVPLSITPPNFVELTITETDPGVRGDTSGGGGKPAILETGAVVRVPLFVQQGEVVRVDTRTSDYQTRVS; this is encoded by the coding sequence GTGGCAAGTTTTTCTACCAATGAATTTAAAGCCGGTCTAAAAGTCATGCTCGATGGCAACCCTTGTGCCATTACGGAAAACGAGTTTGTCAAACCTGGTAAAGGCCAAGCCTTTAATCGCGTTAAGCTACGTAACTTACGTAGTGGTAAAATGTTAGAGCAGACCTTCAAGTCAGGTGATAGCTTGGAGGCCGCTGATGTCATCGATACTGAAATGAACTATCTGTATAACGATGGTGAATTTTGGCACTTTATGCATCCTGAGAGCTTTGAGCAATTACAAGCAGATAAGACTGCGATGGGCGACTCAACACAATGGTTAAAAGAGAACGGTAACGATCTGTGCACTATTACCTTATTTAATGGCGTCCCTTTATCTATCACTCCGCCAAACTTTGTTGAATTGACCATCACCGAAACAGATCCTGGTGTTCGCGGTGATACTTCAGGCGGCGGCGGTAAGCCTGCTATCTTAGAGACTGGTGCGGTAGTACGAGTCCCTTTATTTGTCCAGCAAGGCGAAGTCGTCCGTGTTGATACGCGTACCAGCGACTATCAAACTCGTGTCAGTTGA
- a CDS encoding GAF domain-containing hybrid sensor histidine kinase/response regulator, translated as MSTLQYPSAVDEKYRIAKLHEYEVLNNDHEPAFARLTDLVKLFFDFPIVTITFMDEDTQYLRAVHGLGSVCTTTREVAICNYTVLSDKVFIVPDLTADERFASNPLVTEAPFFRFYAGAPIIIRDGNTTYRLGSLCVIDTEPNFDFDDKKAEQLAQFAEIVADTLRLQKKQHQAKQDNQMKSDFLSNMSHEIRTPMNGIIGMVEMLNDTKLNDEQKSYVDNIDISTEHLLSVINGILDLSKVESGKMTIEAVPINLATVCHDVINLFAMKARQCGLTLDFHYTEELSPYMLGDPVRLRQILANLVSNAVKFTRRGGRISINVTHARLAHGQIPAHSTRINKDKTSTQNPAKLMTHYNFGEMKTVEQSADAAGDYSVDSKEMTLCIEVIDNGVGIKPKSLGVIFDAYNQADKSTHRLYGGTGLGLSICKSLVNLMGGHISVSSEFGIGTTFQVLLPLPTLEQQEYNAWQQSNGGMLKSVSELVGHILLVEDDNVNALIAKKALVDSGHTVTHVTDGQQALETFAADPQHYEIILMDHFMPIMDGVQATLRLRELYDADTLPPIIALTANAMDGERKKYLQVGMQDYCTKPFKKDQLNALVQYWLMHRQALRKRS; from the coding sequence TTGTCTACTTTACAGTACCCATCAGCAGTAGATGAAAAATACCGCATTGCAAAATTGCACGAATATGAAGTGCTCAATAATGACCATGAGCCTGCTTTTGCAAGGCTCACTGATTTGGTAAAACTATTTTTTGACTTTCCAATAGTTACCATTACCTTTATGGATGAAGACACGCAATACTTAAGAGCTGTCCATGGCTTAGGGAGTGTCTGTACGACAACTCGTGAAGTGGCTATTTGCAACTATACGGTGTTATCTGACAAAGTGTTTATTGTCCCTGATCTAACCGCAGATGAGCGCTTTGCAAGCAACCCGTTAGTGACAGAGGCGCCTTTCTTTCGCTTTTATGCCGGCGCACCAATTATCATACGTGATGGTAATACCACGTATCGTTTAGGCTCGTTATGTGTCATTGACACTGAACCCAATTTCGATTTTGATGATAAAAAAGCCGAGCAATTAGCACAATTTGCAGAGATAGTAGCAGACACTTTACGTCTGCAAAAAAAGCAGCATCAAGCCAAACAAGACAATCAAATGAAGTCAGATTTTTTGTCTAATATGAGTCATGAGATTCGCACTCCTATGAATGGCATCATAGGCATGGTTGAGATGCTCAATGATACTAAACTCAATGATGAGCAAAAAAGCTACGTGGATAATATAGACATATCCACTGAGCACTTATTGTCGGTAATCAATGGTATTTTGGATTTATCAAAAGTCGAATCAGGCAAAATGACTATTGAAGCAGTACCTATAAATTTGGCGACAGTGTGTCATGATGTTATTAATTTATTCGCCATGAAAGCCCGTCAGTGTGGTTTAACGCTGGATTTCCATTATACCGAAGAGCTATCGCCTTACATGCTCGGAGACCCCGTACGTCTCAGGCAAATTTTGGCAAATTTGGTCAGTAATGCAGTCAAGTTCACACGCAGGGGCGGGCGCATTAGTATCAATGTCACGCATGCCAGACTAGCTCATGGTCAGATACCCGCTCATAGTACCCGTATTAACAAAGATAAAACGAGCACCCAGAATCCTGCAAAATTAATGACTCATTACAATTTTGGTGAGATGAAAACAGTTGAGCAAAGCGCTGATGCTGCTGGCGACTATAGCGTAGATTCCAAAGAGATGACATTATGTATTGAGGTGATTGATAATGGAGTCGGTATCAAGCCTAAGTCATTGGGTGTCATATTTGATGCTTATAATCAAGCGGATAAATCGACCCATCGGCTCTATGGTGGTACAGGTTTAGGCTTGTCAATATGCAAATCTTTAGTGAATCTGATGGGCGGTCATATCTCGGTCAGTAGTGAGTTTGGGATAGGGACTACCTTTCAGGTCTTACTGCCATTACCGACCCTTGAGCAGCAAGAGTACAACGCATGGCAGCAGTCAAATGGTGGTATGCTCAAGTCAGTCTCAGAGCTGGTTGGACATATTCTACTCGTTGAGGATGATAATGTTAATGCACTAATAGCCAAAAAGGCCCTTGTTGATAGCGGTCATACCGTTACCCATGTCACGGATGGTCAGCAAGCGCTTGAAACCTTTGCCGCTGACCCACAGCACTATGAAATTATATTGATGGATCACTTTATGCCGATTATGGATGGGGTACAAGCGACCCTCAGACTACGTGAGCTATATGATGCGGATACCTTGCCTCCAATTATCGCCCTCACTGCCAATGCAATGGACGGTGAGCGCAAAAAGTACTTACAAGTAGGTATGCAAGATTATTGTACCAAACCTTTTAAGAAGGATCAGCTCAACGCTTTGGTTCAGTATTGGCTGATGCATAGACAGGCATTGAGAAAAAGATCATAA
- a CDS encoding tRNA threonylcarbamoyladenosine dehydratase gives MSQNQSPKITIDEDTQQYQRRFKGTQTLYGDSAFDAFASAHIYVIGVGGVGSWVAEALARTAVGQVTLMDMDVLVASNVNRQLPALDSSFGQSKISAMGQRMHEINPKIQLELIDDFLTPENVADLLPSRYTAKQAALEGQAIIVLDCVDDMSAKLAIALHCRFNKLKLICAGGAGGKTDPRQITVSDLKECYQDPLLARLRYKLRFEKGINKALKEKFGIKCVYSTQPPKVNKAGQAGGLHCGGYGSAVTVTSVVAMIMVSEALDMLTKFSKDHNSIYSLN, from the coding sequence ATGAGTCAAAATCAGTCTCCAAAAATAACGATCGATGAGGATACCCAGCAGTATCAGCGCCGCTTTAAAGGCACACAAACCTTATATGGTGATAGTGCTTTTGATGCTTTTGCCTCTGCTCATATCTATGTGATTGGCGTTGGCGGTGTTGGCTCTTGGGTAGCTGAAGCGCTCGCGCGTACCGCGGTAGGTCAGGTGACGCTGATGGATATGGATGTGCTAGTCGCCTCTAACGTCAATAGACAACTGCCCGCGCTTGATAGCAGTTTTGGTCAAAGCAAAATTTCGGCTATGGGTCAGCGAATGCATGAGATTAACCCAAAAATACAGCTCGAACTAATAGATGACTTTTTGACTCCTGAAAATGTGGCGGATCTACTACCCAGTCGCTATACTGCTAAACAAGCAGCGCTTGAGGGACAAGCTATTATCGTTTTGGACTGTGTTGACGATATGAGTGCTAAGCTGGCTATCGCATTGCACTGCCGCTTCAATAAGCTCAAGCTTATCTGTGCAGGCGGAGCGGGTGGCAAAACAGATCCACGACAGATTACAGTGAGTGATCTAAAAGAATGTTATCAGGATCCTTTGCTGGCAAGACTGCGCTATAAGCTGCGTTTTGAAAAAGGCATCAATAAAGCACTAAAAGAGAAGTTCGGTATTAAATGTGTTTACTCAACTCAGCCGCCAAAGGTCAATAAAGCGGGTCAAGCGGGTGGCTTACATTGTGGCGGTTACGGCTCAGCAGTTACAGTCACCTCAGTTGTGGCGATGATTATGGTTAGTGAAGCACTAGATATGTTAACTAAGTTTTCAAAAGACCATAACTCAATTTATTCATTAAATTGA
- a CDS encoding TatD family hydrolase, translating to MPKSPLKGLTLSNSYHLIDTHTHFDAPVFDSDRGMQAAQAYANGVQHLVLVGYLYQHFDRLYSTYNFLNQHDPESTKTFIHEESKAICYPQAHIALGLHPFYIEQHTDAHLQKMAQMLDQSRPLAIGEIGLDTFTDTMKTPENVAKQQRFFRAQLDMSVTHRLPVMLHIRKAHAEALAILKAHDYDAHKLGGIAHSFSGGEQEAKAFVKLGFKLGVTGQVSNPNAKKLRRAIQAVVSEYGIGCLVVETDCPDMTPMQCQVGADTVANSDTQDSITAPSSAASLSQLQSSDDEWQRPDNHHRNVPANLPWVLSALSELLAVDPAKLAEQLLQNSCEALQTNWGY from the coding sequence ATGCCAAAATCTCCTTTAAAGGGTTTAACTCTATCGAATAGCTATCATTTAATTGATACGCATACTCATTTTGATGCGCCTGTATTTGATAGCGATAGAGGTATGCAAGCGGCGCAAGCTTATGCTAATGGCGTGCAGCATTTAGTATTAGTCGGATATTTATATCAGCACTTTGATCGACTGTATAGTACTTATAACTTCCTTAATCAACATGACCCTGAGTCTACTAAAACCTTTATTCATGAAGAGTCTAAAGCAATATGCTATCCACAAGCGCATATTGCTCTTGGGCTGCATCCGTTCTATATTGAGCAGCATACCGACGCACACTTGCAGAAAATGGCGCAGATGCTGGATCAATCGCGACCTCTAGCTATCGGTGAGATTGGCTTAGATACCTTTACGGACACCATGAAAACCCCTGAAAACGTTGCTAAGCAGCAGCGATTTTTTCGAGCGCAACTTGATATGTCAGTGACCCATCGACTGCCTGTGATGCTCCATATCCGTAAAGCTCATGCAGAGGCGCTGGCGATATTAAAAGCTCATGACTATGACGCACATAAACTCGGTGGTATCGCCCATAGTTTTAGTGGTGGCGAGCAAGAGGCCAAGGCCTTTGTAAAACTAGGCTTTAAGCTTGGGGTTACAGGACAAGTGAGTAACCCCAATGCCAAAAAGCTACGGCGAGCTATTCAAGCGGTGGTCAGTGAATATGGTATAGGCTGCCTGGTAGTTGAGACGGACTGTCCTGATATGACACCTATGCAATGCCAAGTTGGCGCTGATACTGTCGCTAATAGTGACACTCAGGACTCTATAACCGCGCCGTCTTCAGCTGCTTCTTTGTCACAGTTGCAAAGCTCAGATGACGAATGGCAAAGGCCGGATAATCATCATAGAAATGTACCTGCTAACCTGCCTTGGGTATTGAGTGCGTTGAGCGAATTATTAGCAGTAGATCCTGCCAAGTTAGCCGAGCAGTTATTGCAAAACAGTTGTGAGGCGCTACAAACCAATTGGGGCTACTAG